The following are encoded in a window of Candidatus Izemoplasmatales bacterium genomic DNA:
- a CDS encoding immunoglobulin-like domain-containing protein produces MKKTIVTMFSLLLAILFVSCETITTATTVSTTATTAATTTSTTTQPTTTTVPTTTTEDIVDPLILGANDQVIFQGDVWDPMEGVSAIDDVDGIITSEIDVTGTYDVNVVGYYTITYTVSDAAGNEATTSITLRVKAVELSGFNIVNGDFSEVLELPWGHWAGDGGASSATIVDGVLNYVVTAIGNLTYSNQFSQTGRTVENGKIYQLTFLAKADDPRPMIIMLEDPGNGYLKYFQTTIDLTTDWVTYSMYIVVTGPTTSTGKLGFFLGRIGTTSVPTTVYMDDVVITELTEAPDDITAPVLTGVDAYVVELGNVFDPLYGVTVTDDLDSTLTLDDIVITGTVDPDTLGVYNLTYSVTDAGGNTAMVNRQVTVSDVPPASTWIIPNGDFSVDAAELADNRISDNWGWHANTGQMTGKVTGGTAVINIINVGSVEYGVQFYLLNRVIEHGRTYEITFRMRADAARNVSLVLENGVGGTRMFDNDYSITTEWQTFTFTYYHAGATITAGKFAFFAGYFEGLGSAVTTVYLDDVAVTPVTTSPDTEAPVLTGVEDTLVVIGDVFDPLLGVTVTDARDASLTVSDIVLTGLDLFDPNVEGEYLITYTVTDASGNETSIVRKVTVAIGVGESSLVLANGDFTKDQLVPYPQPATAGWGWHGSGQFDITISGGVAKIDVYDTWNLYYGVQFYQQNRILTQGQVYRISFLAKADAPRPIQLSIEPTASAFVSYFDLTTEWTLYTYEFEMTAATITNGKFAFFVGNVHGLSAATTVWLDDVKVERIQRLGDDETAPQIWGTESTAIVLGADFDPMFGLRVYDHRDKTLLPENVVVVSNNVDTATAGDYEVVYELTDASGNKVTVNRLVRVIAPEDAVDNRIQFIDGDFALSSPITNQDSNVGWTLKISGSGAFDPAIFEDGHVKINVTALGTVPHGVQFFQRNGFTAEAGGIYRLTFRAKADAARNIRVSFEETMAFTVLQYNIVAVGTEWADYEVYLYNYLGGEKDVKVGFFLGLVDPESVVTAFYFDDVAVDLVGYIIDEAAPRLSAPTAIVAKDAVFNPLTGIKYGDLQKNVSIAVSSATEGLVTYNAETKVYAVNTATAGTYVLVYTLVDSFGNELVQERTLVVTDGSETGTFGILNGDFAVDQLTPMAQPATTGWGWHGNGSFLVSITEGVAKLDVYDDWNLFYGVQFYMQNRTVTQGEIYRITFRAKADAPRPIQMQLEPVASGFTTYFDLTTDWVTYTYEFAMTAATITNGKFAFFVGDINGESVPTTVYLDDIAITRIFAKGADTTAPQIWGTGEMNLLQGTAFDPLFGLRVYDHYDKSLKASDIVVVSNDVDPMTPGTYHVVYTLADSSRNTATVTRTVNVVAAEDMADNRIEFIDGDFALEAPITNQDTNLGWTLKISGTGAFANQAFEDGYYKFTVTNVGTVPHGIQFFQRNGFVAEANGLYLLTFRAKADEARDIRVSFEETNNFTVIQFNIVSLSTEWATYEVLLYNYLGSLNDVKIGFFTGLIDSTQPARSALTTVYFDDVSVELVGYRVDATGPRIYAPDASVVQNATFDPLAGIKYGDAARTPALAITSTTEGFITYNAETKTYTVNTATVGSYVLVYTLTDHYGNVTVEERTVTVTEPV; encoded by the coding sequence ATGAAGAAAACGATTGTGACCATGTTCAGTCTGTTGCTTGCGATCCTGTTCGTCTCCTGCGAGACGATCACGACCGCGACGACGGTGTCCACGACCGCCACGACGGCGGCGACGACCACGTCCACGACGACGCAGCCGACGACGACGACCGTCCCGACCACGACCACCGAGGACATCGTCGATCCGCTGATCCTCGGCGCGAACGACCAGGTCATCTTCCAAGGTGACGTCTGGGATCCGATGGAAGGCGTCTCCGCGATCGACGACGTCGACGGCATCATCACGTCGGAAATCGACGTGACGGGAACCTACGACGTGAACGTCGTGGGATACTACACGATCACCTATACGGTGTCCGATGCCGCCGGCAACGAGGCGACGACGTCGATCACCCTACGCGTGAAGGCGGTCGAACTGTCCGGCTTCAACATCGTGAACGGCGACTTCTCCGAAGTTCTCGAACTGCCGTGGGGACACTGGGCGGGCGACGGCGGAGCGAGTTCCGCCACGATCGTCGACGGCGTGCTCAACTATGTCGTCACCGCGATCGGCAACCTCACCTACTCCAACCAGTTCTCGCAGACGGGCAGAACCGTCGAGAACGGCAAGATCTATCAGCTGACGTTCCTCGCGAAGGCGGACGATCCGCGGCCGATGATCATCATGCTCGAGGATCCGGGCAACGGCTACCTCAAGTATTTCCAGACGACGATCGACCTCACCACCGATTGGGTGACCTATTCGATGTACATCGTCGTCACCGGGCCGACGACGTCGACCGGCAAGCTCGGCTTCTTCCTCGGACGGATCGGGACCACCAGCGTCCCGACGACGGTCTACATGGACGACGTCGTCATCACCGAACTGACCGAAGCGCCCGACGACATCACCGCCCCGGTGCTCACCGGCGTCGATGCATACGTCGTCGAACTCGGCAACGTGTTCGATCCGCTCTACGGCGTCACCGTGACGGACGACCTCGACAGCACCCTGACCCTCGACGACATCGTCATCACCGGCACCGTCGATCCCGACACCCTCGGCGTCTACAACCTGACCTACAGCGTGACCGACGCCGGCGGCAACACCGCGATGGTCAACCGTCAGGTCACGGTCTCCGACGTTCCGCCGGCATCGACCTGGATCATTCCGAACGGCGACTTCTCCGTCGATGCGGCCGAACTGGCCGACAACCGCATCTCCGACAACTGGGGATGGCACGCCAACACCGGCCAGATGACCGGCAAGGTCACCGGCGGCACCGCCGTCATCAACATCATCAACGTCGGCAGCGTCGAGTACGGCGTGCAGTTCTATCTCCTGAACCGCGTCATCGAGCACGGCCGCACCTACGAGATCACCTTCCGGATGCGCGCCGACGCAGCCCGCAACGTCAGCCTCGTCCTCGAGAACGGCGTCGGCGGAACCCGAATGTTCGACAACGACTACTCGATCACCACCGAGTGGCAGACGTTCACCTTCACGTACTACCATGCGGGCGCGACGATCACCGCCGGCAAGTTCGCGTTCTTCGCGGGCTACTTCGAAGGCCTCGGCAGCGCCGTCACGACCGTCTACCTCGACGACGTCGCGGTCACTCCGGTCACCACCAGCCCCGACACCGAAGCGCCGGTCCTGACCGGCGTCGAGGACACGCTGGTCGTCATCGGCGACGTGTTCGACCCGCTCCTCGGCGTCACCGTCACCGACGCCCGCGACGCGAGTCTGACCGTGTCCGACATCGTCCTCACCGGGCTCGACCTGTTCGATCCGAACGTCGAGGGCGAATATCTGATCACCTATACCGTCACAGACGCCTCTGGCAACGAAACCAGCATCGTCCGCAAGGTCACCGTCGCGATCGGCGTCGGCGAATCGTCCCTGGTTCTCGCCAACGGCGATTTCACGAAGGATCAGCTCGTTCCGTATCCGCAGCCGGCGACGGCGGGATGGGGCTGGCACGGCAGCGGCCAGTTCGACATCACGATCAGCGGCGGCGTCGCGAAGATCGACGTCTACGACACGTGGAACCTCTACTACGGAGTCCAGTTCTACCAGCAGAACCGCATCCTGACGCAGGGCCAGGTCTATCGCATCAGCTTCCTCGCGAAGGCCGACGCACCGCGTCCGATCCAGCTCTCGATCGAACCGACGGCGTCCGCGTTCGTCTCCTATTTCGACCTGACGACCGAATGGACGCTCTACACCTATGAGTTCGAGATGACGGCGGCGACGATCACGAACGGCAAGTTCGCGTTCTTCGTCGGCAACGTCCACGGCCTGTCGGCCGCGACGACCGTCTGGCTCGACGACGTCAAGGTCGAACGCATCCAGCGTCTCGGCGACGACGAGACGGCTCCCCAGATCTGGGGAACGGAATCCACCGCGATCGTCCTCGGCGCCGACTTCGACCCGATGTTCGGTCTGCGCGTCTACGACCACCGGGACAAGACGCTTCTCCCCGAGAACGTGGTCGTGGTCTCCAACAACGTCGACACCGCCACGGCGGGCGACTACGAGGTCGTCTACGAACTGACCGACGCCTCCGGCAACAAGGTGACCGTGAACCGCCTCGTCCGCGTCATCGCCCCCGAGGACGCGGTCGACAACCGCATCCAGTTCATCGACGGCGACTTCGCGCTCTCCTCGCCGATCACGAACCAGGATTCGAACGTCGGCTGGACCCTCAAGATCAGCGGCTCCGGCGCCTTCGATCCGGCCATCTTCGAGGACGGACACGTCAAGATCAACGTCACCGCGCTCGGCACCGTGCCGCACGGCGTGCAGTTCTTCCAGCGCAACGGCTTCACCGCGGAAGCGGGCGGGATCTACCGTCTCACCTTCCGCGCCAAAGCCGACGCCGCCCGTAACATCCGCGTCAGCTTCGAAGAAACCATGGCCTTCACCGTCCTGCAGTACAACATCGTCGCCGTCGGCACCGAATGGGCCGACTACGAGGTCTACCTCTACAACTACCTCGGCGGCGAAAAGGACGTCAAGGTCGGCTTCTTCCTCGGCCTCGTCGATCCCGAAAGCGTCGTCACCGCCTTCTACTTCGACGACGTCGCCGTCGACCTCGTCGGGTACATCATCGACGAAGCGGCGCCGCGGCTCTCCGCGCCGACCGCCATCGTCGCCAAGGACGCCGTCTTCAACCCGCTGACCGGGATCAAGTACGGCGATCTGCAGAAGAACGTGTCGATCGCCGTTTCAAGCGCCACCGAAGGCCTCGTCACCTACAACGCCGAGACCAAGGTCTACGCCGTGAACACCGCGACCGCCGGTACCTACGTGCTCGTCTACACGCTCGTCGACAGTTTCGGGAACGAACTCGTCCAGGAGCGCACCCTGGTCGTCACCGACGGATCCGAAACCGGAACCTTCGGAATCCTCAACGGCGACTTCGCCGTCGACCAGTTGACGCCGATGGCCCAGCCGGCCACGACCGGTTGGGGCTGGCACGGCAACGGCTCGTTCCTCGTCTCGATCACGGAAGGCGTCGCGAAACTCGACGTCTACGACGACTGGAACCTGTTCTACGGCGTCCAGTTCTACATGCAGAACCGCACCGTCACCCAGGGCGAGATCTACCGCATCACGTTCCGCGCGAAGGCCGATGCACCGCGTCCGATCCAGATGCAGCTCGAACCCGTCGCCTCCGGCTTCACGACCTACTTCGACCTCACGACCGACTGGGTCACCTACACCTACGAGTTCGCGATGACGGCCGCGACGATCACGAACGGGAAGTTCGCGTTCTTCGTCGGCGACATCAACGGCGAATCGGTGCCGACGACGGTCTACCTCGACGACATCGCGATCACCCGGATCTTCGCCAAGGGCGCCGACACGACCGCCCCCCAGATCTGGGGAACGGGCGAGATGAACCTGCTTCAAGGGACCGCGTTCGACCCGCTCTTCGGTCTGCGCGTCTACGACCATTACGACAAATCGCTCAAGGCCTCCGACATCGTCGTCGTCTCGAACGACGTCGATCCCATGACGCCCGGCACCTACCACGTCGTCTACACGCTCGCCGACTCCTCGCGGAACACGGCGACCGTGACCCGGACCGTGAACGTCGTCGCGGCCGAGGACATGGCCGACAACCGGATCGAATTCATCGACGGCGACTTCGCGCTCGAAGCGCCGATCACCAACCAGGATACCAACCTCGGCTGGACGCTCAAGATCAGCGGCACCGGCGCCTTCGCGAACCAGGCCTTCGAGGACGGCTACTACAAGTTCACCGTCACGAACGTCGGCACCGTCCCGCACGGCATCCAGTTCTTCCAGCGCAACGGCTTCGTCGCCGAAGCGAACGGACTCTACCTGCTCACCTTCCGCGCCAAGGCGGACGAGGCCAGGGACATCCGCGTCAGCTTCGAGGAGACGAACAACTTCACCGTCATCCAGTTCAACATCGTCTCGCTCTCGACCGAGTGGGCCACCTACGAGGTCCTGCTCTACAACTACCTCGGCAGTCTGAACGACGTCAAGATCGGCTTCTTCACGGGTCTGATCGATTCCACCCAGCCGGCCCGCAGCGCCCTGACCACGGTCTACTTCGACGACGTCTCGGTCGAGCTCGTCGGCTACCGCGTCGATGCGACCGGCCCGCGGATCTACGCTCCCGACGCATCCGTCGTGCAGAACGCCACGTTCGACCCGCTCGCCGGCATCAAGTACGGCGACGCCGCGAGAACCCCGGCGCTTGCGATCACCAGCACCACCGAAGGCTTCATCACCTACAACGCCGAGACGAAGACCTACACCGTCAACACCGCGACGGTCGGTTCCTACGTCCTCGTCTACACGCTGACGGACCATTACGGCAACGTCACCGTCGAGGAACGCACCGTCACCGTCACCGAGCCGGTCTGA